From Aristaeella lactis, the proteins below share one genomic window:
- the dnaN gene encoding DNA polymerase III subunit beta codes for MILSMNSQDLLEGLNIVTRALSPRPAKQILEGVLISAEENRVLMTCSDGSLTIEYTNAASVQEEGQTVLPGRIFTEMIRKMPAGTVTITEQDHRSATIRCMKNRSSLAVMNPAEYPEINPMKTGSVVKIQQNKFKEMISHVVFAIATDESRQILTGSLLEVNHSEARLVALDGFRLAMFKLFQPFELPAGVDMVSAVIPGKVLSELSKILPDDDAFCSMLVDKGRMQCSFGNIRLSSVLLAGEYIDYRRILPADFKTEALADKNSVQDAIERASLMAREGKNNLIKMSFRNDTLKISSNAELGDVEEEMEASLNGEPIDIAFNARYITDVIRNVPDTELCMKFNSSVSPCVVVPQKGDDYLYLILPVRVFQ; via the coding sequence ATGATCCTATCCATGAATTCCCAGGACCTGCTCGAAGGACTCAATATTGTTACGAGAGCGCTTTCCCCCCGTCCTGCCAAACAGATTCTGGAAGGCGTCCTGATTTCCGCTGAGGAAAACAGGGTGCTGATGACCTGCTCTGACGGATCCCTTACGATTGAGTACACGAATGCCGCTTCCGTACAGGAAGAGGGTCAGACGGTCCTGCCCGGAAGGATCTTTACAGAGATGATCCGTAAGATGCCTGCGGGAACTGTTACAATCACAGAACAGGATCACAGGTCCGCGACGATCCGCTGCATGAAGAACCGCAGTTCCCTTGCGGTCATGAATCCTGCGGAATATCCTGAAATCAATCCGATGAAAACAGGTTCTGTTGTGAAGATCCAGCAGAACAAGTTTAAGGAAATGATTTCCCATGTGGTTTTTGCCATTGCAACGGATGAAAGCCGCCAGATCCTGACAGGCAGCCTGCTGGAAGTCAATCACAGCGAGGCGAGACTGGTCGCCCTGGACGGTTTCCGCCTGGCAATGTTCAAGCTTTTCCAGCCTTTCGAACTGCCGGCGGGTGTTGACATGGTCAGTGCCGTGATTCCCGGTAAGGTGCTCAGTGAACTGTCCAAGATTCTGCCCGATGACGATGCTTTCTGCAGCATGCTGGTGGATAAGGGCAGGATGCAGTGCAGTTTCGGAAATATCCGTCTGTCCAGTGTGCTGCTGGCTGGCGAGTATATCGATTACCGCCGGATTCTTCCCGCAGACTTCAAGACAGAAGCGCTGGCTGACAAGAACAGCGTCCAGGATGCTATTGAACGTGCCAGTCTGATGGCCAGGGAAGGCAAGAACAATCTGATCAAGATGAGCTTCCGGAATGACACGCTGAAGATTTCATCCAATGCTGAACTGGGCGATGTTGAAGAAGAGATGGAAGCTTCGCTGAACGGTGAACCGATTGATATTGCTTTCAATGCCCGTTATATTACAGACGTGATCCGTAATGTGCCGGACACAGAACTGTGCATGAAGTTCAATTCCAGTGTAAGCCCCTGTGTTGTTGTCCCGCAGAAGGGCGATGATTATCTCTACCTGATTCTGCCGGTACGTGTTTTCCAGTAA
- the recF gene encoding DNA replication/repair protein RecF (All proteins in this family for which functions are known are DNA-binding proteins that assist the filamentation of RecA onto DNA for the initiation of recombination or recombinational repair.), producing the protein MQIEELKLKNFRNYRELTLCPHPGVNLFFGRNGSGKTNLLEAIHYCSLGRSHRVTNDINVVKNNESFALSSVSILNSLGHRKIDVRFHPDEVQKKAILIDDKKIARFSDMMGCLCCVIFSPEDLGLIKEGPSQRRRYLDMMISQISRPYFVALQQYRTGMEQRNAMIRNYRATGTGNMSLLSAFEETMASPAAVIIKERRRIVGMLSDIARDTYQRISDTDEVFRLVYHSSVKEETNIEEILCRLFRENREDDIRMGFTSVGPHRDDLILTLNKNQMKQFASQGQIRTAALSMKLSQMKILKDLSGEDPVLLLDDVMSELDRKRRASLIGEISSYQTFITCADRNDVDCDKVQAVWQVRASDGEASVEQIQN; encoded by the coding sequence ATGCAGATAGAAGAACTGAAACTGAAGAACTTCAGGAATTACCGGGAGCTGACGCTATGTCCGCATCCCGGTGTCAATTTGTTTTTCGGAAGGAACGGTTCCGGAAAAACAAACCTGCTTGAGGCAATTCATTATTGTTCACTGGGACGTTCCCACCGTGTGACCAATGACATCAATGTGGTTAAAAACAATGAATCTTTTGCCCTTTCTTCTGTTTCAATCCTGAACTCACTGGGACACAGAAAAATAGATGTCAGGTTTCATCCTGATGAAGTTCAGAAAAAAGCGATCCTGATTGATGATAAAAAGATTGCCAGGTTTTCCGATATGATGGGATGCCTGTGCTGTGTGATCTTTTCACCGGAAGATCTTGGACTGATCAAGGAAGGTCCTTCCCAGCGGAGAAGATACCTGGACATGATGATCAGCCAGATCAGCAGGCCGTATTTTGTTGCCCTGCAGCAATACAGGACCGGTATGGAACAGCGGAATGCCATGATCCGGAATTATCGTGCAACGGGTACCGGAAACATGTCGCTTCTGTCTGCTTTTGAGGAAACAATGGCATCACCTGCGGCGGTGATCATAAAGGAAAGACGACGTATTGTCGGTATGCTTTCCGATATCGCGCGGGATACCTATCAGAGAATATCCGATACTGATGAAGTGTTCAGACTGGTATATCATTCTTCCGTAAAAGAAGAAACCAATATTGAGGAAATCCTGTGCCGCCTGTTCAGGGAAAACAGGGAAGACGATATCCGGATGGGATTCACCTCTGTCGGACCGCACCGTGATGACCTGATCCTGACACTGAACAAAAACCAGATGAAGCAATTTGCGAGTCAGGGACAGATCCGGACAGCGGCGCTTAGCATGAAGCTCTCACAGATGAAAATCCTGAAGGATCTCAGCGGTGAGGATCCTGTTCTGTTACTGGATGACGTAATGAGTGAACTGGATCGGAAACGGAGGGCTAGCCTGATCGGGGAGATCAGCTCCTATCAGACTTTCATCACCTGCGCCGACAGGAATGACGTGGACTGTGATAAAGTACAGGCTGTATGGCAGGTAAGAGCCAGCGACGGCGAAGCCAGTGTGGAACAAATTCAGAACTAA
- the gap gene encoding type I glyceraldehyde-3-phosphate dehydrogenase, with translation MAVKVAINGFGRIGRLAFRQMFGAPGYDVVAINDLTSPAMLAHLLKYDTAQKGYCGVIGENKHTVEATENSIIVDGKEITIYAIKDAKECPWGELGVDVVLECTGFYTSKEKASAHIEAGAKKVVISAPAGNDLPTIVYNVNHKTLKPEDTVISAASCTTNCLAPMTKALNDTFPIQAGIMTTVHAYTGDQMILDGPQRKGDVQRARAGAANIVPNSTGAAKAIGLVIPELNGKLIGSAQRVPVPTGSTTILVAVVKGKDVTKEAINAAMKAQTSESFGYTTEKLVSSDIIGMTYGSLFDANQTMVNQIDEDTYQVQVVSWYDNENSYTSQMVRTIKYFAELK, from the coding sequence ATGGCAGTTAAAGTTGCGATTAATGGCTTTGGCCGTATCGGCCGTCTTGCGTTCCGTCAGATGTTCGGCGCTCCTGGTTATGATGTCGTTGCGATCAACGACCTGACCAGCCCCGCGATGCTGGCTCACCTGCTGAAGTATGACACCGCTCAGAAGGGCTACTGCGGCGTGATCGGTGAGAACAAGCACACCGTCGAAGCGACCGAGAACTCCATCATCGTTGACGGCAAAGAGATCACCATCTATGCCATCAAGGACGCTAAAGAGTGCCCCTGGGGCGAACTGGGCGTAGACGTCGTGCTCGAGTGCACCGGTTTCTACACCTCCAAGGAAAAGGCTTCTGCTCATATCGAAGCGGGCGCCAAGAAGGTTGTTATCTCCGCTCCTGCCGGTAACGACCTGCCCACCATCGTTTACAACGTAAACCACAAGACCCTGAAGCCCGAAGACACGGTCATCTCCGCTGCCAGCTGCACCACCAACTGCCTGGCTCCCATGACCAAGGCTCTGAACGATACCTTCCCGATCCAGGCTGGTATCATGACCACCGTACACGCTTACACCGGCGACCAGATGATCCTGGATGGCCCGCAGCGCAAGGGTGACGTGCAGCGTGCCCGTGCCGGCGCCGCCAACATCGTGCCCAACAGCACCGGTGCTGCCAAGGCTATCGGCCTGGTTATCCCCGAACTGAACGGCAAGCTGATCGGCTCCGCCCAGCGTGTGCCCGTGCCCACCGGTTCCACCACCATCCTGGTGGCCGTTGTTAAGGGCAAGGATGTGACCAAGGAAGCTATCAACGCCGCTATGAAGGCTCAGACTTCCGAATCCTTCGGCTACACCACCGAGAAACTCGTTTCCTCCGATATCATCGGCATGACCTATGGCTCCCTGTTCGATGCCAACCAGACCATGGTCAACCAGATCGACGAAGACACCTATCAGGTGCAGGTCGTGTCCTGGTACGACAATGAGAACAGCTACACCAGCCAGATGGTCCGCACCATCAAGTACTTCGCTGAACTGAAGTGA
- a CDS encoding UvrD-helicase domain-containing protein, producing the protein MPQWTKDQQRVIGSSSGRLICSAAAGSGKTTVMIERIVRLIREGADPFSFLVITFTNAAAAEMKEKIRKRLLSERKDPVIAAAAEKAGVMEICTIHAFCQHLIRQEFQLAGVDPVFGICTGAQREQLFADAFRQACNTLRENEDPDYLSFIRQYEPAAAQEIVTAVWQFIMSLPDPFGWLREKTEDVPVEINKDHPWFRTVSRMVDEKILSLRVILRQQADMFDDYEKQEAYRPVFKEDQAIVDAICRWRDGEEVSSEDLKKDFIRVPPLKNLNDHEIAWKERYQELRKELKDTCASLKSWIFPEQDRMKKEFSGIRDTLRGLAKITEETHIAYEKNKARICCLDFSDLEHKALGILKDEAGRAAVRNRWQRIFVDECQDISSVQDALIQALAGEDSSLFMVGDVKQSIYRFRLANPKLFLSRITDRGPDADECIFLQENYRSRPEILETANTIFRDVMRKEAADLEYAPEDELKTGRTDCTGYEPVMVDLLEPGEDQTKLEAVANHTANEILEMVADKKCRFRDIVILMPEVSTDGPKLTEMLKSKGIPVFFDGKGSFFEQQEVEVFRNLLMLLDNPHQDLPLLTVLVNPPFDFSEEELSAVRLMKTGRDIPFWQAFEAAAEQDSLIGNKVRKVIKRLEEWRFQSRRIQLPVFLWYLVEDSDLCAIFGATDHGLSAQKNLRSFCLQAEKAAERNVCTLREFLGFLSEQAAGGELQAASALGNEDDLVRIMTMHKSKGLQFPVVFCLGLEKGLKGKPGSIVQLDEELGVCLRYKVPECRLSRKTAADEIFEWKKNHDVKAEKICLLYVAVTRAQEKLFLVGAVQDRSLWHMPSGDHRTLAAADYLDLIMPALYDEDKKSTTFTQGSKPWKIRILDSIQQENVESPKVFHNLQPWVETLLSAPPVDEMWKTVPDRNEVSRAENQLKKYSVTSVLRKARNRIFMEDTEQTPEEKRIPEYVEKFLNRYRSGIRPDLSGITAEADGAARGTVVHRFLCLADLDAVRREGGSDPEQLKALIDHLAKEQVFTPEEAEWIRPEAISRFYTSDIGQRMLASPEIHREWDFNLYVQDRGMIVQGMIDCAFREGEGWILLDYKTDRIRDEKAFMEEYRPQLEWYALALKQLTGRPVLESWLYALSVDKAYMLSKA; encoded by the coding sequence ATGCCGCAGTGGACAAAGGATCAGCAAAGGGTAATCGGGTCTTCTTCCGGAAGACTCATTTGTTCTGCTGCGGCCGGAAGCGGTAAAACAACGGTCATGATCGAAAGGATTGTGCGCCTGATTCGGGAAGGGGCAGATCCTTTTTCTTTTCTGGTGATCACTTTTACCAACGCCGCGGCGGCTGAAATGAAAGAGAAGATCCGGAAACGTCTTCTGTCTGAACGGAAGGATCCGGTGATAGCCGCAGCTGCGGAAAAAGCGGGCGTCATGGAGATCTGTACGATCCATGCATTCTGCCAGCACCTGATCCGTCAGGAGTTCCAGCTTGCTGGGGTTGATCCTGTTTTCGGAATCTGTACGGGAGCCCAGCGGGAGCAGCTTTTTGCGGATGCCTTCCGCCAGGCATGCAATACCCTTCGTGAAAACGAGGATCCGGATTATCTGTCTTTTATCCGGCAGTATGAACCGGCAGCGGCTCAGGAGATTGTCACGGCGGTATGGCAGTTTATCATGAGCCTTCCGGATCCCTTTGGCTGGCTGCGGGAAAAAACAGAAGACGTGCCTGTTGAAATCAATAAAGATCATCCCTGGTTCCGGACTGTGTCCCGCATGGTTGATGAAAAAATCCTGTCACTCCGGGTGATCCTGCGTCAGCAGGCGGATATGTTTGACGATTATGAAAAGCAGGAGGCATACCGGCCTGTTTTTAAGGAAGACCAGGCGATTGTGGATGCGATATGCAGGTGGAGGGACGGAGAAGAAGTCAGCAGTGAGGATCTGAAAAAGGATTTTATCAGGGTGCCTCCGCTGAAAAACCTGAACGATCATGAGATTGCGTGGAAAGAACGCTATCAGGAACTTCGGAAGGAACTGAAAGATACCTGCGCAAGCCTGAAATCATGGATCTTTCCGGAGCAGGACCGGATGAAAAAGGAATTTTCAGGAATCCGGGATACGCTGCGGGGCCTGGCAAAGATTACGGAAGAAACTCATATCGCATACGAAAAAAATAAAGCAAGGATCTGCTGCCTTGATTTTTCGGACCTGGAGCATAAGGCTCTGGGGATCCTGAAGGATGAGGCCGGCCGGGCCGCGGTCAGGAACCGGTGGCAGCGTATTTTTGTGGATGAATGTCAGGATATATCCTCTGTGCAGGATGCGCTGATCCAGGCGCTGGCAGGGGAGGATTCCTCCCTGTTTATGGTGGGAGACGTTAAACAGAGCATCTACCGTTTCCGGCTGGCCAATCCGAAACTCTTCCTGTCCAGGATTACAGACAGGGGACCAGACGCGGACGAGTGTATTTTCCTGCAGGAGAACTATCGTTCAAGGCCGGAAATCCTTGAAACGGCAAACACGATTTTCCGGGACGTCATGCGGAAGGAAGCCGCGGATCTGGAATACGCGCCGGAGGATGAACTGAAAACCGGCAGAACAGACTGTACGGGATATGAACCGGTGATGGTCGACCTGCTCGAGCCGGGAGAAGATCAGACTAAGCTGGAAGCTGTCGCGAATCATACAGCGAATGAGATCCTGGAGATGGTCGCGGATAAAAAGTGTCGTTTCCGGGATATCGTGATCCTGATGCCGGAAGTCAGCACGGATGGTCCGAAACTGACTGAAATGCTGAAAAGCAAGGGCATTCCTGTTTTCTTTGACGGGAAAGGTTCCTTTTTTGAACAGCAGGAAGTGGAGGTTTTCCGGAACCTGCTGATGCTGCTGGACAATCCGCATCAGGATCTGCCCCTGCTGACGGTGCTTGTGAATCCGCCCTTTGATTTTTCGGAGGAGGAGCTGAGCGCTGTCCGCCTGATGAAAACAGGAAGGGATATTCCTTTCTGGCAGGCTTTTGAGGCGGCCGCGGAACAGGACAGCCTGATCGGAAACAAAGTCCGGAAAGTGATCAAAAGGCTGGAGGAGTGGCGGTTCCAGTCCAGACGGATTCAGCTGCCGGTCTTTCTCTGGTATCTGGTGGAAGATTCAGACCTGTGCGCGATCTTCGGTGCTACAGATCATGGACTGTCCGCCCAGAAAAACCTGAGAAGCTTCTGCCTGCAGGCTGAAAAGGCGGCGGAACGGAATGTCTGCACGCTCCGGGAATTCCTTGGCTTCCTTTCGGAACAGGCTGCCGGCGGAGAACTGCAGGCGGCTTCGGCCCTGGGAAACGAGGACGACCTGGTCCGGATCATGACCATGCATAAATCCAAAGGACTGCAGTTCCCGGTGGTATTCTGCCTGGGCCTGGAAAAAGGCCTGAAAGGAAAACCGGGCAGTATTGTTCAGCTGGATGAAGAACTGGGCGTCTGTCTGCGCTATAAAGTTCCGGAATGCCGTTTATCCCGGAAAACAGCGGCGGATGAGATTTTCGAATGGAAAAAGAATCATGATGTGAAGGCAGAAAAAATCTGCCTCCTGTATGTCGCTGTTACCCGTGCGCAGGAAAAACTCTTCCTTGTCGGGGCGGTACAGGACAGGTCGCTCTGGCACATGCCGTCAGGTGATCATCGGACGCTTGCTGCGGCAGATTACCTTGATCTGATTATGCCTGCCCTGTACGATGAAGACAAGAAATCCACAACCTTTACACAGGGCTCAAAGCCTTGGAAAATAAGGATTCTTGACAGTATTCAACAGGAAAATGTGGAAAGTCCGAAAGTTTTCCACAACCTGCAGCCATGGGTTGAAACCTTGCTTTCTGCACCGCCTGTGGATGAAATGTGGAAGACTGTTCCGGACAGAAATGAAGTCAGCAGGGCGGAAAACCAACTGAAAAAATACTCCGTAACGTCTGTGCTGCGGAAAGCGCGTAACCGGATCTTTATGGAGGACACGGAACAGACTCCGGAAGAAAAACGGATTCCGGAATATGTGGAAAAGTTCCTGAACCGGTATCGCAGCGGCATAAGGCCGGATTTGTCCGGTATAACGGCTGAAGCGGACGGAGCGGCCAGGGGTACGGTCGTACACCGTTTCCTTTGCCTGGCGGATCTGGATGCAGTACGCCGGGAGGGCGGATCGGATCCGGAACAATTGAAAGCGCTTATTGATCACCTGGCAAAGGAACAGGTATTTACACCGGAGGAAGCGGAATGGATCCGCCCGGAAGCCATCAGCCGCTTCTACACTTCCGATATAGGGCAGCGGATGCTGGCCAGTCCGGAAATACACAGGGAATGGGATTTTAACCTGTATGTTCAGGACCGCGGCATGATCGTGCAGGGCATGATCGACTGTGCCTTCCGGGAGGGAGAAGGATGGATCCTGCTGGACTATAAAACGGACAGGATCCGGGATGAAAAAGCGTTTATGGAGGAATACCGCCCTCAGCTGGAATGGTATGCCCTGGCGCTGAAACAACTGACAGGCAGACCGGTTCTGGAAAGCTGGCTTTATGCACTGTCTGTGGATAAGGCGTACATGCTTTCAAAAGCATAA
- a CDS encoding L-fucose/L-arabinose isomerase family protein, with protein sequence MENIPVIKLGLVAVSRDCFPIALSEKRRAAIAEKCGQKKLDFVEIKTTVENEKDMLKAVEELNAAGCNAACVFLGNFGPETPETLIARYFDGPVMFVAAAEGDGDMINGRGDAYCGMLNCSYNLGMRHLKGYIPEYPVGNAEELADKIAEFIPIARVIVGLKNLKIITFGPRPQDFFACNAPIKGLYELGIEIEENSELDLLVSYKEHAGDKRIPAVCEDMKKEMGEGKYYDDMLERMAQFELTLLDWAEAHKGARKYVAFADKCWPAFPSQFGFEPCYVNSRLASRGMPVSCEVDIYGCLSEYIGACLTGDAVTLLDINNSVPEYIYDKDIKGKFDYTLHDTFMGFHCGNTPSCKMCADRAIKYQLIQHRLLEPEGSEPDFTRGTLEGDIAAGPITFYRLQCDSEGDVRAYLAEGEVLPVATQSFGGIGIFAIKEMGRFYRHVLVQKRYPHHGAVAFAHCGKLLFEVFKYLGVKDIAWNQPKNLPYPTENPWA encoded by the coding sequence ATGGAAAACATCCCCGTCATCAAGCTGGGACTCGTCGCCGTCAGCCGCGACTGTTTCCCCATCGCGCTGAGCGAAAAGCGCCGTGCCGCCATCGCTGAAAAGTGCGGCCAGAAGAAACTGGATTTCGTTGAGATCAAAACCACCGTTGAGAATGAAAAAGACATGCTCAAGGCTGTGGAAGAGCTCAACGCCGCCGGCTGCAACGCCGCCTGTGTGTTCCTGGGCAACTTCGGCCCTGAAACCCCTGAAACCCTGATCGCCCGTTACTTCGACGGCCCCGTGATGTTCGTGGCTGCCGCTGAAGGCGACGGAGACATGATCAACGGCCGCGGCGACGCGTACTGCGGTATGCTGAACTGCTCCTATAACCTGGGTATGCGCCACCTGAAGGGCTATATCCCGGAATATCCCGTGGGCAACGCTGAAGAACTGGCCGACAAGATCGCCGAGTTCATCCCGATCGCCCGCGTTATCGTCGGACTGAAGAACCTGAAGATCATCACCTTCGGGCCCCGTCCCCAGGACTTCTTCGCCTGCAACGCCCCCATCAAGGGTCTGTATGAGCTGGGCATCGAAATCGAAGAAAACAGCGAGCTGGACCTGCTGGTCAGCTACAAGGAACATGCCGGCGACAAGCGCATTCCTGCTGTCTGCGAAGACATGAAGAAGGAAATGGGCGAGGGCAAGTACTACGACGATATGCTCGAGCGTATGGCCCAGTTTGAACTGACCCTGCTCGACTGGGCAGAAGCCCACAAGGGCGCCCGGAAGTATGTGGCCTTTGCCGACAAGTGCTGGCCCGCCTTCCCGTCCCAGTTTGGCTTCGAGCCCTGCTACGTTAACAGCCGCCTGGCCTCCCGCGGCATGCCCGTATCCTGCGAAGTGGATATCTACGGCTGCCTGAGCGAGTACATCGGCGCCTGCCTGACCGGTGATGCCGTGACCCTGCTGGACATCAACAACAGCGTTCCGGAGTACATCTACGACAAGGACATCAAGGGCAAGTTCGACTACACGCTGCATGACACCTTCATGGGCTTCCACTGCGGCAATACCCCCAGCTGCAAGATGTGCGCTGACCGCGCGATCAAGTATCAGCTGATCCAGCACCGCCTGCTCGAGCCCGAAGGAAGCGAACCGGACTTCACCCGCGGCACCCTGGAAGGCGACATCGCTGCCGGCCCCATCACCTTCTACCGCCTGCAGTGCGACAGCGAAGGCGATGTTCGTGCCTACCTGGCTGAAGGCGAAGTGCTGCCCGTAGCCACCCAGTCCTTCGGCGGCATCGGTATCTTTGCCATCAAGGAAATGGGCCGCTTCTACCGCCACGTGCTGGTTCAGAAGCGCTATCCGCATCACGGCGCTGTTGCGTTCGCTCACTGCGGCAAGCTCCTGTTCGAAGTGTTCAAGTACCTGGGAGTCAAGGATATCGCCTGGAACCAGCCCAAGAACCTGCCTTATCCCACTGAAAATCCCTGGGCTTAA
- a CDS encoding MBL fold metallo-hydrolase translates to MEQDLLITHYYHSGFSVASERTLVVFDYWRGEKAELPPDKQLTIEKLKAFENVFVFISHEHIDHLDPIVFTWGEAGNVSYIVSSDMPVGTRGKRMAPGDTLKLSDELTVTAFDSTDLGVSFLADFCGIRIFHAGDLNFWHWREESTMQEIEEADAEFRKAVLPLSKEQIDVAFFPVDPRQGAMFEAGANYFILSVKPRILIPMHYFHRADTAVDYARTASCRTTEVIAMPGYGDRIRIQSDEDHYLNVSFPSDGEEQPEEEDISLYGSDADLPAGDEDTLLSEDDPFLESDLPVSYLAEEEDQNPESGDS, encoded by the coding sequence GTGGAGCAAGATCTCTTAATTACTCATTATTACCACAGTGGTTTTTCAGTCGCGAGCGAGCGTACGCTGGTTGTTTTTGACTACTGGCGGGGTGAAAAAGCGGAACTTCCTCCGGACAAACAGCTGACCATTGAAAAACTCAAAGCATTTGAAAATGTATTTGTTTTCATCAGCCATGAGCATATAGACCACCTGGACCCGATCGTCTTCACCTGGGGTGAAGCCGGGAATGTTTCCTATATCGTTTCCTCGGATATGCCGGTAGGCACCCGGGGTAAACGAATGGCACCGGGAGATACCCTGAAGCTTTCAGACGAACTGACAGTCACCGCGTTTGATTCCACAGACCTGGGTGTCAGCTTCCTGGCTGATTTCTGCGGTATCCGTATTTTCCACGCCGGGGACCTGAACTTCTGGCACTGGCGGGAAGAATCCACCATGCAGGAAATTGAGGAAGCGGATGCTGAATTCCGCAAAGCAGTCCTCCCGCTGTCCAAAGAACAGATTGACGTTGCCTTCTTCCCGGTGGATCCCCGGCAGGGTGCCATGTTTGAAGCCGGTGCCAATTATTTCATCCTTAGTGTCAAACCCCGCATCCTGATTCCGATGCATTATTTCCACCGTGCCGATACAGCTGTGGATTACGCGCGTACAGCAAGCTGCCGCACCACGGAAGTCATTGCCATGCCCGGATACGGAGACAGGATCCGGATCCAGTCGGACGAAGACCACTACCTGAATGTCTCCTTCCCGTCAGACGGCGAAGAACAGCCTGAAGAGGAAGACATCAGCCTGTATGGCAGCGACGCGGACCTGCCTGCGGGCGATGAGGATACCCTGCTTTCCGAAGACGACCCGTTCCTTGAAAGCGACCTCCCGGTATCCTACCTGGCGGAAGAGGAAGACCAGAACCCTGAATCCGGTGATTCATGA